The DNA segment AGTCATATTCAAGCGGCCCACAGGAATTTCCCAGCACTCCGTGGGGTTGGCAAAGTCACTTATGAGTAGGTAAGAGTCTGTAATGTCCTCCTCCAACTGCAGTCCTGGTGTGGCAGCCAACACGTCCTCTTCAATGGAAAGATCCCTGACAGACACCTTCACATTGAAGGGCAAACGGAACTGTTTACAGAGCTCAGAAATCGGGTACTGTTTCTTATCATGAATCACCTCTACAAAACCTCCTTCCATGTACAAAGGGAGCAGCGCAGCCTCATAGGactttttgaggattttttcacAGGCCAGAACATTCACCACTTTTTTTATTCCCTCACAGAGGACTTCAGTCGTCTCTGACTGATGCACCAGAAACTGGTCCCCAACAGATACGGATGACAGCTTGTCATGAGGGGAATGAAACGCTTTGGTGGCCACCACGTGAAGAGGCTCCTTTTCACTCTTAGCGATCTCTAGGTCATAGGCCGTTGGGAACTCCCTCGGTCGCCGCTTGAACTTGCCTTTATAGCTAGTGGGGATCAAGAAGTGTCTTTTAGGAAAATTGCTTCTAATTTCTGAAGCTAAGATTCTTGATGCCTGGTACTTTTTGTGGATCACAATGGTTTTCCCAGGCTGTAAAATGCTTTGGGGCAGGTGGTTTCCTTCAGGTGCTTCTATGACTTCAGTCACTATGGGGAACTCTTTACTAGTCATTTCAAAAAGATCTTCTGTTGATAACAGCTGAAGAAACCAGTTAGCATCGTAAGAATCAGTGATGTCTTTGACTTCGACATCTAGACTGGGGAGGATGCGGATTATATCTTTtcgaactaaaaagaaaaaataaatcactatGATATTTTTGTACTTCAAAACGTTTGCTGTGAGATACTCTCCTGATGccataaataaatttcttttacaaaataaagaactCAGATGATCATCATATATCATTTCTTATgtgtgattttccttttttcaaattttaagatGAAAGAGATTGAATATAAAACCAACACGCATAAGCCCATACTCAGTTTAAGAAGCGGACATTAGCCAGTACCTTGGAGCTCTAGGGAACCTCCTCAAAATCATATCCTCACTTCTACTGACGTACGATCACTGTCCTGATTCTCATGTTAAATATTCCTGTGcttatatttatacttttatcaTCCATAACATACATgaatatagatatgtgtgtgaatatgtatgtaaatgtgttcataaattttatatgaaggtttatAAATTATTAGGTCATTTTAAGTCATATTCTTGAGGGCCAGACTTTATATATCAAATTATCATAGAAGACAGTTTTGACCCAAAACAAACCTTTATACCAAATCATATCCTGTGAGTTGAAACAATATTGCAAAATCCTAAGATACAAGCTACTTGAGATTAATATGCGAAAATAAATACCAAGATGCAATATTTTTCCAATGTCaaagttctttctttctccactGGTGTTATATTATACCTGCCTACCAAAGGAGTGGTGCAGAGTGGGTCACAATCAGAGGAGCCATTCAAGAGCCCTAGGTATGCTGGTGAGTACTCACCAATGTATTCATTGCCTCATGCGTCACTGGGGTTAATGGATATCTGTATTTTTTCCAATCATCCACTGTCTCACGAGTCTTCCTTTGAGACTACAGAGATGCTTAAAATATTGTCCTGCATTTATTTACCTGTTCCTCATATACCACCCAACATCTTATCATTATAAATGGTCCTGAATTAATAAACTTATgtattggccaggcactgtgtcttatgcctgtaatcccagcattttgggaggctaaggtgggaggactgcttcagcccaggagttcgagactagcctgggcaatatagtgagaccttgtctctgtacaaaaattagaaaaaattagctgaatctGGTGGcatgtcccagctactcaggagactgaggtgggaagatcgcttgagcctgagaagcaaatgttgcagtgaaccatgatcatacccactgcatttcagcttgggt comes from the Homo sapiens chromosome 6 genomic scaffold, GRCh38.p14 alternate locus group ALT_REF_LOCI_1 HSCHR6_1_CTG8 genome and includes:
- the THEMIS gene encoding protein THEMIS isoform 6 (isoform 6 is encoded by transcript variant 6); translation: MALSLEEFVHSLDLRTLPRVLEIQAGIYLEGSIYEMFGNECCFSTGEVIKITGLKVKKIIAEICEQIEGCESLQPFELPMNFPVRKDIIRILPSLDVEVKDITDSYDANWFLQLLSTEDLFEMTSKEFPIVTEVIEAPEGNHLPQSILQPGKTIVIHKKYQASRILASEIRSNFPKRHFLIPTSYKGKFKRRPREFPTAYDLEIAKSEKEPLHVVATKAFHSPHDKLSSVSVGDQFLVHQSETTEVLCEGIKKVVNVLACEKILKKSYEAALLPLYMEGGFVEVIHDKKQYPISELCKQFRLPFNVKVSVRDLSIEEDVLAATPGLQLEEDITDSYLLISDFANPTECWEIPVGRLNMTVQLVSNFSRDAEPFLVRTLVEEITEEQYYMMRRYESSASHPPPRPPKHPSVEETKLTLLTLAEERTVDLPKSPKRHHVDITKKLHPNQAGLDSKVLIGSQNDLVDEEKERSNRGATAIAETFKNEKHQK
- the THEMIS gene encoding protein THEMIS isoform 4 (isoform 4 is encoded by transcript variant 4), whose translation is MEEITRTIHIGPSRLGHPCFYHQKDIKLENLIIKQGEQIMLNSVEEIDGEIMVSCAVARNHQTHSFNLPLSQEGEFYECEDERIYTLKEIVEWKIPKNRTRTVNLTDFSNKWDSTNPFPKDFYGTLILKPVYEIQGVMKFRKDIIRILPSLDVEVKDITDSYDANWFLQLLSTEDLFEMTSKEFPIVTEVIEAPEGNHLPQSILQPGKTIVIHKKYQASRILASEIRSNFPKRHFLIPTSYKGKFKRRPREFPTAYDLEIAKSEKEPLHVVATKAFHSPHDKLSSVSVGDQFLVHQSETTEVLCEGIKKVVNVLACEKILKKSYEAALLPLYMEGGFVEVIHDKKQYPISELCKQFRLPFNVKVSVRDLSIEEDVLAATPGLQLEEDITDSYLLISDFANPTECWEIPVGRLNMTVQLVSNFSRDAEPFLVRTLVEEITEEQYYMMRRYESSASHPPPRPPKHPSVEETKLTLLTLAEERTVDLPKSPKRHHVDITKKLHPNQAGLDSKVLIGSQNDLVDEEKERSNRGATAIAETFKNEKHQK